A window of Ipomoea triloba cultivar NCNSP0323 chromosome 2, ASM357664v1 contains these coding sequences:
- the LOC116010914 gene encoding trans-resveratrol di-O-methyltransferase-like, translated as MGEIGKLCNEGVQAEAQTWNHILNYIDSATLKCAVEIGIPDIIHNHGKPMSLSHLISALPIHPSKAPYIHRLTHFLVHTGLLLVTKHGRDDDDEQEEYYSLTPAGRLVVGDDESVNLRAFVHLCIGYVYQKSCNSLGDWFKNDDPSPFCTAHGQKIWDFFSHDSGYSELFNEAMTKDSQLIVEALLSGEASKDVFDGVTSLVDVGGGKGGVASAIAKCFPAMKCTVLDLPHVIGCVNAGSSIENVEFVGGDMFESIPTANVVLLKWIMHNWNDEECVKILKKCKEAIPSRELGGKVIIIDMVMEDPKQDACGSKAQIYMDMLMMVLLGSKERNKKQWEKLFWEAGFSDYKISSTLGIRSLIQLFP; from the exons ATGGGTGAGATAGGGAAACTTTGTAATGAGGGTGTGCAAGCCGAAGCTCAAACATGGAACCACATTCTAAACTATATAGATTCTGCAACCCTAAAATGTGCAGTTGAGATAGGCATACCAGATATCATCCATAACCATGGCAAACCCATGTCTCTTTCCCACCTCATCTCTGCCCTACCCATCCACCCTTCCAAGGCTCCCTACATCCACCGCCTCACCCACTTTTTGGTCCACACCGGTCTGCTTTTGGTCACGAAACACGGACGAGACGATGATGATGAGCAAGAAGAGTATTATTCGCTCACGCCAGCAGGCCGCCTTGTGGTGGGAGATGATGAGTCTGTAAATTTAAGGGCATTCGTTCACTTATGCATTGGATATGTTTACCAAAAGTCTTGTAATTCCTTGGGTGATTGGTTCAAAAACGATGATCCAAGCCCGTTTTGCACTGCCCACGGACAGAAAATCTGGGATTTCTTCTCCCATGATTCTGGGTACAGTGAACTTTTTAATGAAGCCATGACTAAGGACTCGCAGTTGATTGTGGAAGCGCTGTTGAGCGGTGAGGCGTCTAAAGATGTGTTTGATGGTGTTACATCGCTGGTGGACGTCGGGGGTGGCAAGGGTGGCGTTGCCTCCGCCATAGCCAAATGCTTTCCGGCCATGAAATGCACCGTACTTGATCTCCCACACGTTATAGGTTGTGTAAATGCTGGAAGTAGTATTGAGAATGTGGAGTTTGTGGGCGGAGATATGTTTGAAAGTATCCCCACTGCTAACGTCGTATTACTCAag TGGATTATGCACAACTGGAACGATGAAGAGTGCGTGAAAATACTGAAGAAGTGCAAAGAGGCAATTCCAAGTAGGGAATTAGGAGGGAAGGTGATAATAATAGATATGGTGATGGAAGATCCAAAACAAGACGCTTGTGGTAGCAAGGCGCAAATCTACATGGACATGTTGATGATGGTTCTGTTGGGTAGCAAAGAGAGAAACAAGAAGCAATGGGAGAAGCTATTCTGGGAAGCTGGTTTTAGTGATTACAAAATATCATCCACTTTAGGGATCAGGTCTCTCATTCAACTGTTCCCTTGA